In a single window of the Magnolia sinica isolate HGM2019 chromosome 7, MsV1, whole genome shotgun sequence genome:
- the LOC131252069 gene encoding LRR receptor-like serine/threonine-protein kinase SIK1 yields the protein MEDLIFNRSRHRQVPTQYKLTGPIPPELENMSKLSYLQLNNNELVGSIPAELGQLELFELCMAKIEWFHSIRIPEARE from the exons atggaAGATCTGATCTTCAATCGATCTCGACATCGCCAG GTACCTACACAGTACAAGCTCACTGGGCCAATTCCACCTGAATTAGAGAACATGTCCAAGCTAAGCTATCT GCAATTGAACAACAATGAACTGGTTGGTAGCATTCCGGCCGAGCTTGGACAGCTGGAGTTGTTTGAATTGTGCATGGCAAAGATCGAATGGTTCCATTCCATCAGAATTCCTGAAGCTAGAGAGTAA